The genomic interval gcgccccccgccgccTGCCCCCGCGCCGTCGGCCCCCGGCCAGCCCGGCGCTATCGCGCCCGGGAgaggcggcggccgcgggggaCGGCGAGGGGCTGCCCGGCGCCGCGCGGGCTCTGCCTCCCCTTCAGCAGCATCCGCGGGgctcccgctcccgccgcggACAGACCGCGGCCGCCGCCACCGCTCCCGAAGCCGCTCCGGGGCTGGAAGCGTCCCCTGGGCACGAACCCTCCCGGCTCCCGAGCCGGGCACCGCTAGAGCCGCGGCGGCCGGAGCGCCGCGGGCAGCAGCCCCGCGCCcagcccgcccgccccgggaGAAGCCGCTGCGAGGGGCGCGCACCCGctggagccgccgccgccgcctgccGTTCCCGCTGCTGTTCCAGCTGCGGCCGCTGCACCCGCCGCTAATCCAGCTGCGGTtccagctgccccctccctcctcctcctcctttttcccctcctctccccccctccctcctcttcaaGTATCGCCCGCCCAACCCTTTCTCGCGAGAGAGAGGGGAATAAAAAtgttccccccacccccgaGCCGCCGACCCGGGGGCTCTCGGCGGTGCCCGGGCAGCTCCTGGCTAGCTGTGCCGTGGGTCACCTGCGGCCGGCCCGGGGCTGGCGGGATGCTCGGCCCCGAGAGGCTCCCCGGGAGCCGCGGGAAGGGTGCAGCGCTGCCCGGGAGGACGCGGCGCTGCCGCTCCCTCCGCTTcggaggcagctgcagccaggcagcgCTGCCAGCTCGGGTTACCCCGCTCACACGGCGGCAGAGGCATCAGCGCCTGGCGTAGCCTTAGTGCTGAGCCAAGTGTGTCAGACAGGAGTGGGGGGAACCGAAGGTAGTGCACGCCTCTGCCTCCATCTAAATGCATATAGATCTGTATATGTAGAGATATGTACTCCCTAGAGGTGCAGCATTTTGCATCTACAgcttatgaaaaataatataaaggTATCTGTTTCCCTTATAAGGAAAAATAGCATGGATGGTGGCTTTACcggagaagctgctgcagaatGAATAATGCGCTTTCTAGCAACTAACATGGCACAGACACCAAGGCACCGAACTACTCCTAAATCTCCACAGCCAGCTCCAGAACAAATGCCTGCCTCATCATTCTCAAGGAAAGAAAGCCCTGCAGTTTTTATTTATGGTTTAAATCAAAAAGAGCAAACCTGAACTACCAACACCTGAAAGGTAGAAAAGTTTTATACTGAAATAATTGAGCAGGGAACACAACACAGTTAACAGAGTTCAAGCCCAGATTCTATATGCTCCTATCAAGTAACCCTCTATACCAGGATTATCCCATTTCAACATAGACAGGAaatataaaaaccaaaccaaaccaaacaaacaaacaaacatattAGACTGAAAGTAAATTATAcagtctgctgctgctgctcacataTAAATACTTTGGCAGAAATGTTGGATTTCCTAAATTTGAggtattttccctttttgttaGTTTCAGGTAGGTACTGATAGTTAGTGGTTCTGTATTATTGCATTGATGTTGCAAATCCTCAGCTGCACTGCagtttatttgcttattttataAGCAAGCAGCTGACCAGGCACAGCAACTGCCAAACCACCCTACTCAAAGATAAATGCATGGTGTATTCTGCCACTAaaagagaatcagaaaaaaaggaagtagtGTGTGAGATTTCCTAGTACCAACCTGTTTACAGTTGAATTGTAATGGTGACACAAGGTATGACAGATGCTAGTTGAAATATACAGTTTGAATCGGTTTACAGTAgtttatatattacatatataaatatcCATTTTCCTTCTAAACATACATAGAAGTATTTAAACTATGTACTAACCACAATAGCAGCTTTCTAATAATTTTGGCTGATTTTTATCATCAAGAGAAGCGTTAGATTCTTCAAATTACAAAACAGTCATTTGATATTGACCATTTCAATGCCACTGTTTAACAGTGTAGTGTTAAGACTTTCAGATGGAGAGTATAAGGTAAAATGTAGATAGGAATTTGATTTCTCAAAGTTTTTGTTTGTCTGACACATACAAGCATACAagattaagattttttttttatggctatGCTTGTTGAAGAGACAATGTAGCATTGCCTgaagtattttgtatttcttttgcagagtcaaattaaattttgctcaaaaccaaaaagagcTGAGGATAAAGGTGGTAGTAATTATCCCTTGTATTAAGAAATTCAGGACAAGCAGTACATTGATATACAGTTCTATTCCTTCACTATCATCTATGCATACAGCAAAATCTAAGCATTTACTTAGTTAGTATAGAGGTTAAACTGAACCTGCAAAAATGTCACTAGATATTTACTAATTATGTTCATAATGTGAAGATAGAATTTACCAGTAAACAAAAGTGAGTTATGAAAGGAATTCTTGGTTGCTATTTACTCCAGCATTCTTCTGGtttcaacattttctgtttcaaccACTTTAATTTTGTGGTTGAGCTACTAGAAAAATATCTAGTCTGTGTCACAGGCTAATGGGGTGACTCTCTCATATCTTCTAGCACATTTTATGATGTATTTTTTGGTATCTTGCATGGTTGCAGAAATGTGGATTACACTATATGAAGTAATGTTACATGATATGTGGGCTGGAAGTTCATTAATCTAGTGAAACATGCAGCACATCATCAACTTCTGGTGTGTCATTTTAAAGAATATGCTTATACATTAGAAGTATTTACACTGTTGACAACTATAAAATGGTGCCCACCTGGGTTCTCAAACCACTAGACAAATACACTGTCACAAGCCAAAGACTTAacttctgctctctgctgctgaacagAGCAGACCCTACTAATAAGGGTCATCCACACTCTTTCCTCCAGCCACTTGAGTTTCTGCAAACATTTGGACTCTGAAAGAACATCTAGACAAACAGATTTCTATATGGTCTCCAAAACACTTGTCAGCCACTTGAAGTTtcacttaaggaaaaaaaaaagaaaaacaaagcaactaAGGAGCAGTTCTGATGATCCAGTTGATCACCATTTCCTGTGACAAACAGAAAGATGAACTCTCAGATTAACCAAAATCGAGAAGCTCTGTGATATTTGATCAAACCATGGAATCAAATCCAAAAATAAGACACCAAGAACAAGACATATAACATCATTGCTACATGCACAGCAGAATTTTCCATAACATTTAAGCAACTTTTTTTCCACAATGGTCATTCTTCCGGGTGATTTTGAGGATCTTATAGGTGTATTTTGCAGGGTCTAGGTGGCATGGATTGTGGTGGCAGGGCCCAAAATCTGGACAGGGTAATTACAGGTAGATTGATTATAAGTAGGAAtgataaaaaagacaaaaaacatgCTTTACAGTTGGCTATCACCTGGGAAACAATGACCCTAAATATTTACATAACTTTACACACACTTTATATCAAGTCCAGTATATTCCTCTAGTGAGACATCCTACTTGCTAACTAACCATGCCTCAGTGTACCTCCCTGTGCTTATCACCATCATGTACATAAATCATTTTACACAGTGCCCAAATTATTAACATGTAACTGATCCTCAGAGACATACTTACTTGTCCTGCTGTTTGGTTTACATAAAAAAACACTGAACTGAGATTTTCAGTGCTGGTGTTCTTCGTGCTCAGCAGCAGACATGCAAAGTACTGGTCTCCCTCCTTGCTGGCCTTTGGCTGGCCAGTCCTCTTCATCTTACTCAAAcactccttcctctcctcctgaaGGATGGTTAGCAGAATACTCATATTTCAGGCAAACTGTTTTGAACtgttgcaaataaaaaaatcttatcaCTAGAAGTACTATGATAAGTTGGGAGCTcatttcaaaaagcttttctttatttcaatttgTATGAACTTTTGcaataattgttttttttttttaatctgtgaatTTACTCTAACCCAAGTGAGCAAAAAAAGTATGTCCATCTTACATATTTCTTTATTAAGAAGGCCTTTATTATGCCAATAAAAACAAATAGTGTGGGAAAGTTTtagtgtgtgtatttttttaagtacattAAAAGCACAAACAGTAATTACATCCAGACAACCAATTAATTGgtttaaatctaaaaaaaataaaataaaaaaattaggtaactcaaataaaatacatcaattTTCCTTAATGCTGTTTGGTCAGACAAGCTGTGTTAAGTAGCTATGGAATCCATTATTAATAGATTAGGGGACCTATTTCACCCAAGACTTCTACTTCATTTTTACAAATGGCTTAATTGAAGTTTTTGTCTGTCAGCAGAGTTTACAGTGATGGAGAAGGAAATCCAACCTACATTAACATATAATTCCATAATTTGTGATACTGTGCAAAGTGTTGTTGTAATATTTCTGTAATATAAGAACTAtgagaggaaatgaaagaagCTCTTTCTTGGCTTAGACATTAGGGGAGCCTATGCACTTCTGCAgaaattacaatattttatcTCAGTTGCATCCTAAGTGAGCATAAACCTATTACATTTTATTACATTCAGAACACATCTCTCCTATTTATGCCTCTGTGGAACAGTTTAACACAGATAACAGTTTAACAGATCTTATGTTGTCCTAAACAAAATAACATCTTTAATTTACAAGAAGGCAAATTTTTATATCACCCCTCCAAAACCCATGCATTTCTCTTTACTAAGATCTGAATGAAACAGATGCTCTTTCTCCTCCAAAGCACCTGGATTCCCCAGTGTCAGTGACAAAGAAAGTACAAGGAAACTCAAGAGAGACCCTAATTCAAACATTCCcttctcaatattttttttaggaagGTTCTCTACTCCATTCatagttggttttgtttgtaaaGCTAGATCTCATTTTAAATCAATACTCACCCAGTAGGGTGAAACTTATCCTATGTCTCCATTTGCTGAAGGCAGATCCATTATCAAAGTTATTCTTTAGGGGGTCCTAAAGGAAACaattaaacagaagaaatctGAAGACTTCCATTCTATCTTCCAGGTAGGGGAAGCACAACCTATTTTTGTAAGGCTAGtgttgaataaaaatataactaaaatacagtggaattttatttttaatcccaATCTAATATGCATAAAGTGATGTATTTTTTCTATGTGTACTGCTAGAAAACCTATCTTAACAATAGCAATTGcttctttgatttaaaaataagaattttaatcCTGCCCTAGTGCaagaaaagtaaatatatatacTACTACTTTCTGTCAGCTAATAACCCTGTCAAAtttaatgggaattttgccACAGTAACAGTTGCAAGCCAAGCTTCCTCAGTCTTACATTTGTCCCCAATGACCTCTTAAATCCCACCTGTAAATTCAGAAGCAAAGTGAAACAGCTTTCATGGCTTAGCATAAAATGCCAACTGTTTGGTGACTTTTCAGGCTAAAACACTGAGCAAAATGGATGTAGCTTTTTATCCAAATTAATACATTCCAAGTGGGTGGAAATCAGTAACCAAGAGCCTCTTCTTTAAACTCTGATTTATGCAGAACTCCCTACTGACTCCAACAAAGACAGCTGAATCAGGCCCTACATTCCTTCAAACACTGTCAGCAAGGGATTGGGTGTCTCTGCCTCTGTTTTCCATCCTAGTGTTCCTCTGGCTATGTGATGTCTCAGTTGATAGGGAGTTGCCCCATGATgcagttaaaataataaaataggtAATAGGAGACCAGGGATTAGACTCTAAACCCACCACATTCCATTTGCAAGGCCCTTCCTTTGAGAAATAACACTATGAGAGCATTGCATACAGTTCTGATAGAATCAATGATGAGTTTAAATAGGAAGGGACTTGTGAAAGTCCTTCAGTCCAGTTCCCTGTTCAGAGCAGGACCAACTTAAGAATGGGCTGCTCAGGCTCTATCCAGATGAGTtctgaatatctccaaggatagACACCCAAATTTTCTGGAGTAACCTACTCCATTGTTTCACAATCCTTGCTGTGACAAATTTTTTGTAACACTTAGTAGGAATTTGCCTTCCCCAGAACTTGTGCCTGCTCTTCATCCTACCACTGCTCACCACCCACCAGAGCCAGCCTCTATACCCTCTATACCCTGAAGACAGCAGGAAGATCCTCTCCAACCTACGCTTAAGTTTGGATAAGCCCTCTGCTCATAGAGCATTGCTTTAGCCCCTCACCACATTGGTGTCCTCTGCCAGGCTTGCTCCAGGTGCCAGTGGCTTTTGTGTTTAGTGGAGAGTGTGGTTTTTCTGGGCCAGGGTGCCCCGAGTTGGATACAGTAGTGCAGATGCAGTTTCTGAAGTACCAAGAGAGGTaaagaatcccttccctgcACTCCCAGAGCACGGCCCATGTGCAGTTGGCCGCCTCCGCTGCGAGAGCGCCGCTGACTCACGGAGGACAGGGATGAGTCTCTGGCCAGTAAAGAGTTCAGAACAGCTCTGATCTGCACTTTCCTTTATTCAGTAACTTTCAAAAGGCTGACTTCATTTCCTCAGGTTTTCTAGATACCAGTAAACTGAGACAACCTCATCTAGAGTCTGTGATTTCCTACCAGGTATAAAATCATTTGGGGATTTCCCTCCCACTTTGTCTGTTGAAAGTATTAAAATTTACTTACTGAGGATCACTGGGGCATTATTTTATCAGGTTCACAAGGTTCAGCAGCCAGCCTTCATTGCCTCAAAATGTCCATCTGATGCAAGGTCTTTATACATCACACTGGATAGAACATGATCCATTTATTAATACATACATCTTTAATATACTGCATTGTACACTTCCAGTACAGTTACTTGGATAAATTCAGCCCACAGAAATCAATAGGAAACTTCCTATTAACTCAGGGTTTCCTTTTTAGCCCCTTCTCATTTATGCATTGGCTCAACTCATGGCAAACTGATTGATTTGCAGTATATAGATGCTCTATATACTTATTTTTTAGGATAAAATCAGGTTGCCTTTACTTATaaggaaacacaaaataaaaattgcagttaattaaaaaatacattcattttacCAGTAGCCAAATTAAGTAAAAGATGCTATTTGAGGAAGTTGCAATAGATTCCACATACTGTGGTTCAAAGTGGGAATGAGAAGGGACAGGAAGAAAGCTCTGTATGCTTTTTGGAGGTTGAAAacccttttttctctcctacaGAAAATTAAGATACAGGGATAGAGTTAAAATCTATTCCTTAGAACACTTGAAATGAGAATAACCTTTACTAGTTTCTAGTACAAATTATTCCAATTATGTTtaaatgaggaaagaaattccaacaataaaaaaattttttcagctttttttaaaatacagaattactGCCTCTAGAATGTCCCTAATGGTTTACAAATTATCAACACCAGGTCCACCCAAAATTGCTCTTACTGTGATGAATGGGGTGGAGTTCAGAAGAGATTGAGCtgctacatttcttttttaaagagtCAGGTTTTGACActttataaatttgaaataaagatgTTGAACACTTTTTCTAGCTTCATGAACTCCTTTCAATACCAAGAAAAATACCACATAACTTCAGACAAATAAGAATAGAGGTCAAACAGGCACAGAGACAGCAGAGGAAATGTCACTTGAAACACATGAGGGAGAGCCAAGGAAAAATACTTGACAGGAGCTTGGGAGAAAGGacatctatatctatctatagATATATGGATATGTATCAAGGCTGACTTTTCTGACTGCTGTTCATCAGTAAAAGGAAGGAAGTGTCATTTTATGGCTGAAAAGTGGATGATGTAAATAAGGAGATTCATGGTGCCTTTTCAAGATAAGGAAATCTTTCAGAGGCTCCAGTCCGGACGCATTTTATGATAAATTATTGGGAAAACAGAGTTTCCCTGCACTGCGATGATCTGGAGAAGCTTCCCTTGGCACTACAAGGGTAGTCCAAGCccaagctatttttttttcctctccacttATTTCAGTGGAGTTCAGAGCATGCCCTGACTTCAGTGTGATGAATGCAATTCCATCAGTTAAGCTAAGCTAGAGCAGTGACATTTCTGAAAAGAGCCTATTACTTGGATTTGAAAGCTTTACGGAGAACTGGAAACAATTCCTTCCATACAGTAGGCTACAAAGTCTTTCCCTCTGTTCAAAGTATGCAATCCTCTGCATTCATTGGTCTGTACATGAGACTCTTTACCTGCTTGGGGTTTTGTCACAAACAGTGACCTAACAACAAAAATCCTCTGCAAGTCTTGCTGACTAAATATTCAGTCCTGCACAgtgaaaatacaaagcaaaattcCAGAAGTGTTCTCTAAACCAAGAAATAACTGCTTTTTGAATTTAGTCAAACTTGTAAAACATAAGTCTTCAGAATTCACATATGTATCATGCTC from Vidua chalybeata isolate OUT-0048 chromosome 13, bVidCha1 merged haplotype, whole genome shotgun sequence carries:
- the LOC128794770 gene encoding putative HTLV-1-related endogenous sequence, whose protein sequence is MRAARGEMRRKGSQGPRRKRPRPPRAPRRLPPRRRPPASPALSRPGEAAAAGDGEGLPGAARALPPLQQHPRGSRSRRGQTAAAATAPEAAPGLEASPGHEPSRLPSRAPLEPRRPERRGQQPRAQPARPGRSRCEGRAPAGAAAAACRSRCCSSCGRCTRR